The genomic segment TAGTGGGGCAGGGTGTGCGGATGGTGTCGAAGATCATATTTGCCCCACCTGCCCCACCTAACTCAAGGTTGGTGGGGCAGAACAGGGAATCGCCACTAGGTTGTGGCACTCACGCCGCCTCCGTGATTGCCGACGGCTTGGGCGCGCGCGACACGGACACCATCTCGTAGACCGCGAACGACATACCGGGGTGCATTTCGCAAAGCCGGCGCGCCTCGGTCTCCGCCGAATGCCGGCCGTCGTGGACATACGGCGCGGCATACGGGCGCGGTTCGCCACCAGTCGTCAGCTTGGCCACGATGCATTTGCGGGGCTTGGCGGGCTCCGCAATGAGCTCGATATGCTCGTCATTGACGTGCGCCGGGAATGGCCAGCCGGGAACAGCAACCTCATGCTTGAGCACGGCGCTGCATCCGGCCTCCTCAATCGTGCCCTCGCGGTACGCCTTGGTCGGTCCGAACCACCAATGATCCGGGCACCGCTCGGTGAACCGCACGCGGTCGCCCGCCTTGAACCGGTGGTCATCATTCGCCGGCGCCAGCTCTTCGGGATACCAGCACGGCGAAATGCCGGTATGGGGCTCCCCGTCCCACCGGACCGCATAGCGATCCGCCTCACGGCCGGTCACTGTCCAAGCGTCGAAGAGTTCGCACGCAACCCGGTCGCCAATCTCGTATGTGCGCAGTGCAGTCATATGCATGTCTCCTGTTGGATCGTTGGTGATCAATGAATGGCCGCGGAAAACGCGATCACGTTGGGCGCCCCGTCGAAATCCCGGTCGACGGTGGAGGGCGCGAAATCCAGCTCGGCGGGCTCGCCGCCGCCGGCCGGCGACAGCGCGGATTCGCGCCACCACCATTCGCGCGCTTCGCCGCACGCGGTCTCGTACTCGACCAGATACTCCGTCTCGCTGCCGACAACGCGCTTGGCACCGATCACGACACCGGACTCGCCGGAGAACAGCGAAACCTGGTCGCCGGGCTCGAAGAGGGTAAGAAAAGCTGCCATTGGATAGACCTCGGGTGTTGGCCGCCCGCGGGTGCGGGCCGCTTGGTAGTGAGTGAGAGAGTGGTGGGAGTGTGGGTGGTGGTTAGGCCAGGCCGATGCTCGCGGCCCACTTCTCCGACGCCTCGGCCCGCGCGAGCTTGTATGCGGCGTCGAGCGCGGCGCGGTCACCGGCATTCGGAGCACTGAACCGGAAATTCTCAACTGCATTGGTCATGGTTGATAGTCCCCTGTGGTGTGGCGAACCGGCCCGGTTGGGACGATTCGGTGGGATGGCGTTAACCATGTTCATCGTTTGACATATTATATGTCAGTTCGTCAACATAGAATTGTGTCAATGATTGATGGTATCAACACACCCATGACACAGTCGGCTGCACATAAGCTGCAAGAGCTATTGACGCGTTCGGGCCTCTCCCGCTCCAAGCTCTCTTTGCTGGCCGGATACTCGACGCCTTCCGGCGCCCAGCGTTTCCTGGATCCCGACCAGTATCATGAGCCGTTCTTTCGGCACGATATCGCGGAGAGGTTCGCGAAAGCCCTCGCTGGCAGAGGATCGCCGCCCATCACGAAGCAAGAGGTGATGGCATTGGCTGGCGTCTCTGGCGACGCCGAAGAGGCCGCAATGGCGCATGAGCCAAATGCGCGTATTGGCGGACCGGCGCCGCCGTACGACAGGAATGCCGTTCCCGTCTACGGGCGCGCCCGTGGGGGCGACGACGGCCGCTATGAGTTCAATGGAGAGGTAATTGGCTGGGAGCCGAGGCCGGCTCATTTGCGGGGGGTTCCGGGGGTGTATGCTGTCTATATAGACGGAGAATCAATGTATCCGCGCTATAAGCCTGGCGAGACAGTCGTTGCACAACCGGGCAAGCCCGTCGCGAAGGGAGACGACGTGATTATACAGCTCGCCCCGGATAGTGAAGACGAGTCGCCATTCGGCTTCGTGAAAGAGTTCGTAAAATATACTCCCACGAAGATAATCCTTTCGCAGTTCAATCCGCCGAGGCAGATAGAATTTGAGCGCGACAAGGTCATATCAGTGCATCGGATTGTGCATGCATCGCGATAGGCGATTGGCGAGCCCTCACCGCCCATCCAGCGCCACATTGGCAGTCTGACCCTTTGTGAGCGTTACGCGCTCATAGACCAGCGCACTCTTCTGTAGCCGCTTCGCGTCCGCAAAATATCCCGTGCCGACCACGAAGTACGCGCCAGCCGGGATGCCGTCGATTCGGAACCGGCCGTTCTTGTCGGTGCGCCCCACGCGAGCCATGCGCTTGAAGTCCGATTCGAGAGCGGAGTCTATTTCGATTGGATCGAACGATGCCTTGCGATCACCGAACAGCGCTTGAATCCACTCTCGCGCGTACGGTGAATCGGGATAGACGCGGATCTGCGAGCCGGCCGGCGGCACCATAGACTTGTCGTCATAGCGATCAGGCACGGTCATAACGCCTTCTATATTGGCGTCTCCGACTTGGTGGATATGGGCGACCTGCCTGGCATCGAACGGCGATGTCATGACGTGCTTATCCGGCAATTGCGACCCGACGCCGATTGCGGCCCCGACGCATCCACCCAATAGCAATGCCACGCCGACGACGGCCGCCATTCGCATCGCGGATTTCACGGTGAGCCCCCAGCCTGTTGCCTCGATATTCCCCAATACACAGTCAAACCAGCGCGTCGACGGCAAGTCAAGGTTGCGTCGAATTTAAATCGAAAATCGGCCCGAAACGGTATCGCTTTCTGTTTCTGACATATTTTATGTTGACTCATTTGTGTCGACACAGCTAACGTTCCCCTCAACGCACACCGGATTCGCATTGAGGAGGAGAACATGGCGAATATCGAATGGAGAGCGGGCGACCGCGTTCACGTGCTCAACTGCACCATGGGCGGCACATTTGTCGTTGAGGGCGAGGCAACCATTGTGCGCCCGGTCGATGGTGTCGACTGCCAGTACCTAGTCGACTTCAACGACGGTTATGGCCCGGTCGAGCGCTTTGTCGACCCCGATGCGCAAGGCGATCCGGCCGGCTTTGTCGCACGCCTCAACGGTAGCACCGCTTAACTCCCCGGAGGCAACCCCATGCACTACTACGCCATGGCGCGCGAGCTGGCGCGCAGCGTCGTCTTCAACGTCATCGTGATCGGTTGCGCCCTGCAACTGCTCGGCCTTGTGAGGCTGTTCTGATGGCCAAGCTGTTGCCCGTCGAATGCGGCGCTTGCGGCTGGAAGAGCCGCCGCAAGCCCGGAAACCTCGTGCAGTGCCCTAAGTGCGGCGCGTGCGCGGGATTCCAACCGGAGCCAGATGCACATGTCCAAGCTACCCAAACCGCTCAAGCTCAAGAGCGAGCGCCGCATGCTCGCCGAGAAGCTGCACGCACTGTCGCAACAGCAAGGCCGCCGCGCGGCACTCGTCGAGGATCTGGAAAGGCTGCCCACCGCAATGCTGCGCGCCGCGATACGCGACCGGCTGCGCAGCGGGCGGCCCTATCATAAGGCGTTCTGACTATGACCATGCCCGCCAACGACAACCTGCCGCTTACGCTGACACGCCAGCAAGCTGCGGCACTTTGCGGCCTGAAGCCGTCCGGTTTTTCGGAGTGGGTGCGCCGCGGCGTCGTGCCCAAGCCCATTCCCGGGACGCATCGATGGAGCCGCATTGCCCTGGAGCGCGCATTGTCCGGTGACACGGCTGGCCCGGCGAGCAACGATAACCTGTCGCCATTCGAGCAATGGAAAATGAGCCGTGAGAGTCAGACTTAAGGGCGTCAACACGGTCAGGCGCAAGCTCGCCACGGGGCAGGTGGCCACCTACTACTATCACCGCGCCAGCGGCACCCGGCTCAAGGGCGAGCCGGGTTCGCCCGAGTTCATGGCGAGCTTTGCCGCCGCCGAAGAGAAGATGCGCCACCGCAACGCCGGCACGCTGTCTGGGCTCATTCTGGAATTCGAGGATACGGCGAAATGGCGCAGGCTGGCCGAAAGCACGAAGACTGAATACCGCCGCATCCTGAAGTTCTGGGAAGACGAGTACGGGACGTGCCCGTATGCGGCGTTGGAAGACAAAGGGTTCCGGCGCGACGTGCTCAAATGGCACGACCGATTCTCGGAGCACAAGCCAAGAGAAGCGGACAATCGCGTGACGATCCTCGCGCGCGTCCTGTCATGGGGCGCCAAGGACGGTCCGCTCAAGGTCAATGTGCTGGACAGTTTCGAGCGCGCCTACAAGGGCGATCGGTCGGACATGATCTGGCTGCCCGAGCACGTCGAGGCGTTCAACAAGGTTGCCTCGCCCGAAATGAAGCTTGCCCTCGTGCTCGCGCTCCATACCGGCCAGCGGCAGGGCGATCTGCTCAAGCTTGCCTGGGGCAGCTATGACGGAACGCATATCGCGGTGCGGCAGGGCAAGACCGGCCGCGACGTTAAGGTCAAATGCACGAATGCCCTAAAGACCACGCTCGACGGTCTCGCACGAACATCGCCGCTGATCCTGACCACCAAGACTGGCCGCGCGTTCAAGAAACGGTACTTCGCCAACCAATGGGAGGCGACGTGCAAGGCGGCAGGCATCGCCGATCTGCACTTTCACGATATCCGGGGAACCACGGTGACCATGCTGTTTCAGGCGGGTTGCAGCCTGGGTGAAATCGTGTCCGTCACCGGCCACTCGCTGCGCCGCGCGCAGGACATTCTGGACAAGTATCTCGCCCGCACGAGCACGATGGCCGACAGCGCGATAGCCAAGATGGAGAACGTCTTGGAAACAGATTTTGCAAAACGGTCTGCAAAACGGGGAGGGGAAAAACCCGCGAAGGAGTGGCGCGCCGGGGAGGATTCGAACCCCCGACCCCCAGATTCGTAGTCTGGTGCTCTATCCAGCTGAGCTACCGGCGCCCGGTCGGGCCTTGCTTGGCCCGGAGTGTCCCGTGGGTCATGGACGGGCATGTCCTAATACGTTGCGCGGACAAAGGCAAGATGTCGTTACGCATCTGTCGCAGGGAATTTTGCGTGCCCGTCGCGGAAGCCCGTCCACGGGCCCATGGTGCGGGCCTCGTAGATGCCGCGGGCGATGGCGCGGGCCAGCGTGTCGGCGGCGAGCGTGCCGAGGCAGCCGAGCGTCAGCGGGCGCGGTTCGGCAAGGGGGACGCGGCCCGTCGCCAGCGCGAAGACGAGGTCGCCGTCATAGGGGGTGTGGACCGGGCGGAGCGCGCGCGCCATGCCGTCGGTGGCCATGATGGCGAGCCGCTTCGCCTCGCTGCGCGTGAGGGCGGCGTCGGTCGCCACCACCGCGACGGTGGTGTTCTGCCCGGCCCCGGCGGCATCCGGCAGCGCCTCCGCCTTCGTGCCGGCCAGGGGCGCGTGCGGCGCGCAGTTCGGGGCGGGCCCCAGCCCGCCGAACTCCCCGCCGATCTCGAAGGGCCCCGCCCAGAAGCGCCCCGTTCCCGGAACGAGCGCGGAGCCGAAGCTGTTGACCGCCACGAGCGCCCCGACGGTCGCGCCCTGCCAGCGCAGCGAGGCGCTGCCGAGCCCGCCCTTCAGCGTGCCGGCGAGCGCGCCGAACCCCGCGCCGTGATTGCCGAGTGCGAAATCCGCCGAGGCGGCCTCGCACGCCGCCATTCCGAGTGCGCGATAGGGCGGTGTGTCGCCCCAGTCCTTGTCGCCGCCATTGCGGATGTCGAACAGGATCGCGCCCGGCACGACGGGTGTCGGCTTCGGCTGGTCGCCGAAGGTGAAGCCCCGGCCGCGCTCGGCCAGGAGATGGGTCACGCCCGCCGCCGCCTCCAGCCCGAAGACCGAGCCGCCGGACAGCGCGACCGCGTGGATGGCGTCGACGAGCGAGACCGGATCGAGCGCGTCGGTCTCGCGCGTGCCGGGCGCTCCGCCGCGTATGTCGACCGCGGCGACGGCCTCCGTCTCGGCAAGCACCACCGTCGCGCCGGTGCGCACGCGCTCGTCATGGGCGTTGCCGACGAGCAGCCCGCCGACATCGGTGATGAGGTTGCGTGGCCCCGGTTGCGCGCTCATCGGTCCTGTCTCCTCGATGGGTGGTTGTGGTGCTGTGCGGCGCGGGTCGGTGCCGGTCCACAAAGCCCTGCGCCGACTCTAGACCATGTGGCGCGGCGGCTTCCAACCATTCCCGCGCGGCCTGTTCAATCCGGGCGGCGCTTGCTCTACAGTCTGGCGCAAATCCATTCCTCCAGCGGTGATCCCCATGCGGCTTCGCGTTCTCTTCTCCCTCCTTGCGCTTCTGGTCCTTGCGGCCTGTGGCGACAACCGCCCGGCCATGGTCTCCACGGCGAACGAGCATGCCTCGAAGGCGGCGCTCGCCATGCTCGACCGGGGCGGCAGCGCGGTCGATGCGGCCATCGCCGCCCAGCTTGTGCTCAGTCTCGTCGAGCCGCAATCCTCCGGGATCGGCGGCGGCGCCTTCATGCTCTATCGCGATGCCGGCGACGGCGAGATGGTCGCCTATGACGGGCGCGAAATGGCACCGGAGGCCGCGGGCGGCGACCTGTTCCTCAAGCCCGACGGCGAGCCCATGGGCTTCATGGAGGCGGTGATCGGCGGGCGCTCGGTCGGCGTGCCGGGGGTCGTGGCCATGCTGTGGAAAGCGCACGAGGAGCATGGCCGGCTCGACTGGGCGGACCTCTTCCGCCCGGCCATCGGGCTTGCCCATGAGGGCTTCGCGGTGAGCCCGCGGCTTCACGAGATGATCGCCAGGGACGAATGGCTGAGGCGGGAGCCGGCGACGCGCGACTATTTCTTCGTCGCCGATCCGTCGAGCCCCGACGGTCTCGCGCCGCTTCCCGTCGGCCATGTGCTCAAGAACCCGGCCTATGCGCGCACGCTGGAGACGATTGCGGAGCAGGGCCCGGAAGGCTTCTATGAGGGCGAGGTGGCCGGCGCCATCGTGCAGGCGGTGACGAGCCATCCCAATCGCGGGCTCATGACGCTCGACGACCTCAAGGGCTACGAGGCCAAGGCCCGCGATCCGCTGTGCCGGCCTTACAGGGCCTACGAGGTCTGCGGCATGCCGCCGCCGACATCGGGCGGGCTCACCACGCTCATGATCCTGGGGATGCTGGAGCCCTTCGAGCTCTCCGCCATGCGGCCGGGCTCGCGCATGGCGGTGCACCTCGTCAGCGAGGCGAGCGCGCTGGCCTTCGCCGACCGGGCGGTCTACATGGCCGATGCCGATTTCGTGCCGGTGCCGGTGGAGGGGCTGCTCGACCGGGGATATCTCAGGAGCCGCGCCCGGCTGATCGATCCGCTGCGCGCCACCGGCAAGGCCGAGGCGGGGACCCCGCCGGGGCTTCGCGAGGCGCGGGCCAACGGCTCGGACCTGACCCGGCCGGGCACGAGCCATCTCTCCATCGTTGACGGGCAGGGCAATGCGGTGTCCATGACGACCTCGGTGGAAGGGCCGTTCGGTTCCCATCTGATGGCCGGCGGCTTCATCCTGAACAACCAGCTCACCGACTTCTCCTTCGTGCCCGAGCGCGACGGCACGCCGGTCGCCAACCGGGTGGAAGGCGGCAAGCGGCCGCGCTCGTCCATGTCGCCGACGCTCGTGCTCGACGGGCAGGGCGATCTCTTCGCCGCCGTCGGCTCGCCGGGCGGCAGCCGGATCATCGGCTATGTCACCGAGACGTTGATCGCGCTCATGGACTGGAAGCTCGACATGCAGGCGGCCATCGACCTGCCCCGCTTCGTGGACCGCAACGGGCCGGTGGAGCTGGAGGCCGGAACGCCGCTCGCCGCGCTCAAGGGGCCGCTCGAGGCCATGGGCCACGAGGTGACGGTCCGCCCGCTCACGAGCGGCCTGCATGGTGTGCGCGAGACGGCGGCGGGCCTCGACGGGGGCGCCGATCCGAGGCGGGAAGGCGTGGTCCTGACGACGCGGGAGGACTGAGGGGCCGGAAGGGTGGGGCCGCGTCAGGCGGCGCCCTCCTTCTGCAGCTCCAGCGCCTGCGTGATGAAGCGGTGGGCCGGGACGTCGAGGCCATGGCGCTCGGCGAGCCGCACCAGCGCGCCGTTGAGGCCGT from the Kaustia mangrovi genome contains:
- a CDS encoding SH3 domain-containing protein is translated as MTALRTYEIGDRVACELFDAWTVTGREADRYAVRWDGEPHTGISPCWYPEELAPANDDHRFKAGDRVRFTERCPDHWWFGPTKAYREGTIEEAGCSAVLKHEVAVPGWPFPAHVNDEHIELIAEPAKPRKCIVAKLTTGGEPRPYAAPYVHDGRHSAETEARRLCEMHPGMSFAVYEMVSVSRAPKPSAITEAA
- a CDS encoding S24 family peptidase, whose protein sequence is MIDGINTPMTQSAAHKLQELLTRSGLSRSKLSLLAGYSTPSGAQRFLDPDQYHEPFFRHDIAERFAKALAGRGSPPITKQEVMALAGVSGDAEEAAMAHEPNARIGGPAPPYDRNAVPVYGRARGGDDGRYEFNGEVIGWEPRPAHLRGVPGVYAVYIDGESMYPRYKPGETVVAQPGKPVAKGDDVIIQLAPDSEDESPFGFVKEFVKYTPTKIILSQFNPPRQIEFERDKVISVHRIVHASR
- a CDS encoding carboxypeptidase-like regulatory domain-containing protein, giving the protein MAAVVGVALLLGGCVGAAIGVGSQLPDKHVMTSPFDARQVAHIHQVGDANIEGVMTVPDRYDDKSMVPPAGSQIRVYPDSPYAREWIQALFGDRKASFDPIEIDSALESDFKRMARVGRTDKNGRFRIDGIPAGAYFVVGTGYFADAKRLQKSALVYERVTLTKGQTANVALDGR
- a CDS encoding tyrosine-type recombinase/integrase, with product MKLALVLALHTGQRQGDLLKLAWGSYDGTHIAVRQGKTGRDVKVKCTNALKTTLDGLARTSPLILTTKTGRAFKKRYFANQWEATCKAAGIADLHFHDIRGTTVTMLFQAGCSLGEIVSVTGHSLRRAQDILDKYLARTSTMADSAIAKMENVLETDFAKRSAKRGGEKPAKEWRAGEDSNPRPPDS
- a CDS encoding P1 family peptidase; the encoded protein is MSAQPGPRNLITDVGGLLVGNAHDERVRTGATVVLAETEAVAAVDIRGGAPGTRETDALDPVSLVDAIHAVALSGGSVFGLEAAAGVTHLLAERGRGFTFGDQPKPTPVVPGAILFDIRNGGDKDWGDTPPYRALGMAACEAASADFALGNHGAGFGALAGTLKGGLGSASLRWQGATVGALVAVNSFGSALVPGTGRFWAGPFEIGGEFGGLGPAPNCAPHAPLAGTKAEALPDAAGAGQNTTVAVVATDAALTRSEAKRLAIMATDGMARALRPVHTPYDGDLVFALATGRVPLAEPRPLTLGCLGTLAADTLARAIARGIYEARTMGPWTGFRDGHAKFPATDA
- the ggt gene encoding gamma-glutamyltransferase; this translates as MRLRVLFSLLALLVLAACGDNRPAMVSTANEHASKAALAMLDRGGSAVDAAIAAQLVLSLVEPQSSGIGGGAFMLYRDAGDGEMVAYDGREMAPEAAGGDLFLKPDGEPMGFMEAVIGGRSVGVPGVVAMLWKAHEEHGRLDWADLFRPAIGLAHEGFAVSPRLHEMIARDEWLRREPATRDYFFVADPSSPDGLAPLPVGHVLKNPAYARTLETIAEQGPEGFYEGEVAGAIVQAVTSHPNRGLMTLDDLKGYEAKARDPLCRPYRAYEVCGMPPPTSGGLTTLMILGMLEPFELSAMRPGSRMAVHLVSEASALAFADRAVYMADADFVPVPVEGLLDRGYLRSRARLIDPLRATGKAEAGTPPGLREARANGSDLTRPGTSHLSIVDGQGNAVSMTTSVEGPFGSHLMAGGFILNNQLTDFSFVPERDGTPVANRVEGGKRPRSSMSPTLVLDGQGDLFAAVGSPGGSRIIGYVTETLIALMDWKLDMQAAIDLPRFVDRNGPVELEAGTPLAALKGPLEAMGHEVTVRPLTSGLHGVRETAAGLDGGADPRREGVVLTTRED